From the Candidatus Marinarcus aquaticus genome, the window TGAGCTGCCCCCTGTAAAAATGAGTGTATGAATGTTTGTAAACTTGTTTATAAATCCAACAAGATTGCGTAACTTTACCTCACTCATGCCCATATCTGAAGCATCGATTTTCTCTCTTGTACACGATTGCACAATATCACAAATGCCAATGTTGTGTTGTTCTAAAAAGATTTTTCTTTGATGTACTGCTTCATGACAGTTATCAAATAACAAATTTAAATCATAGATTTTATCCAACGCTTGCCACAGAAGATTGTCTTGCGAACCATAACAGAAGTTGACATCACGTGGTTTAAAGACTTGGGTGCAAAACCGTGGAGGAGGAAGGGTGCCAACAATCACTTTTTGTGTTTGTTCATTTAAAAAAGGCGCAAAGGGATGAAAGTGGTGA encodes:
- a CDS encoding uracil-DNA glycosylase family protein; the protein is MTKPFHHFHPFAPFLNEQTQKVIVGTLPPPRFCTQVFKPRDVNFCYGSQDNLLWQALDKIYDLNLLFDNCHEAVHQRKIFLEQHNIGICDIVQSCTREKIDASDMGMSEVKLRNLVGFINKFTNIHTLIFTGGSSQNGPEYFFKQQLQTYGLKLKKIEHETLRIHEVMIDKRVIRTYSLTSPSNAANRSIGANPLYKEKRQKNPLYSTLDFRIEQYEKVFKGIL